Within the Naumovozyma castellii chromosome 1, complete genome genome, the region CGGGTTTGATATATCCGTGGCCTCTGAATGTATGGCTATCTTAGCCTTGACTAACTCATTGTCTGATATGAGAGAAAGATTGGGTGAAATTGTTATTGGTGCATCCAAGGCCGGTGAACCAATCACCTGTGAAGACATTGGTTGTGCTGGTGCAATGACTGCCTTGTTAAAGGATGCCATTAAGCCAAATATTATGCAAACTTTGGAAGGTACTCCAGTTTTCGTTCATGCTGGACCATTTGCTAACATTTCCATTGGGGCCTCGTCCGTTCTAGCTGACAAAATGGCTTTGAAATTAGCTGGGGTGGATGCTGAGTTGCCACAAGCGGAAAAGAATGAAAGATCTGGGTACGTGATCACTGAAGCCGGTTTCGACTTCACTATGGGTGGTGAGAGATTCTTAAACATCAAATGTCGTTCCTCCGGATTAGTCCCAGACGTTGTTGTCATCGTTGCTACTGTGAGAGCTTTGAAAGTACATGGTGGTGGGCCAGAAGTTAAAGCTGGTGCAGCATTGCCAAAGGAATACACCACGGAAAATGTTGATATGTTAAGAAAGGGGTGTGCCAATTTGGCCAAACATATTGCTAATGCTAAGCAATATAACTTGCCTGTTGTAGTTGCCATCAACAAGATGTCTTCTGACACTGCATTGGAACATGAAGTGATTAGAGAAGAATCATTGAAGGCTGGTGCCTATGATGCTATTGTTTCTAACCATTGGGAAGAGGGTGGTGCCGGTGCCGTTGACTTGGCCAATGGTATTATTAAGGCTACCCAAGAAACCACCAACGAtgatttccaattcttaTACGATACCAAGGGTTTATCTGTGGAacaaaagattgaaaagattgCAGAAATCATGTATGGTGCCAAAGACGTGGAGTTCTTGCCAGAAGCacaaaagaagattgaattGTACACCAAACAAGGTTTCGGTGATTTGCCCATTTGTATTGCAAAGACACAATATTCTTTGTCACATGATGCTGCATTGAAAGGTGTCCCCACAGGATTTACTTTCCCAATAAGAGATGTTAGAGCATCCATTGGTGCAGGCTACTTATATGCCCTTGCCGCTGAGATCCAAACCATCCCAGGGTTACCCACTCACTGTGGGTTCATGAACATTGAAGTAAATGACGACGGAGAGATCGAAGGTATGTTTTAGACGATATGCCTTTTatgtatttatatatatgaGAAATTGTATAGAATTAACGTGATATTAGATTTATTTGAGACGCGCtgcaaatatttcaaaggGGATAAAAAGTTTAATATAAGAATAGAGATCATAGGTTCCTTGCAGATCCTTCACAATAGAAACCCTCAAGCAGCAAAATTGCAatcaaattaaagaaaaataacGAAACCATGCCACATATGACTATAGTGGAACACTCATTTGAGTTTGTAGACACATATATTCCCGAATACTTTGAAACCGGCGCCACAGACCCATTGTACATTTTCGTATCAGGTCCTCAAGGTTCAGGGAAGACATATACAAGCAGATTATTATATGATCATCTAGTGGAAAAATACAAAGGGGAAAGGAAGGTCGCTTTGACATctattgatgatttttATTTGACGCATGACGATCAGTTGAAGTTGAGCAAAACCTTTTCCaagaataaattattacaaGGAAGAGGGTTGCCTGGTACTCATGACATGAATGTGTTGAATGATGTGTTAAACGCGGTGAACCAAAAGAGAGGTAATAACAGGGAGGAGAACAAATTATTGTTGCCCCAGTACGATAAATCAAAGTTCGACGGTGAGGGTGACAGATGTGCTACACGTCTAGAGTTGGATGTTCCTATtgatataataatattagaAGGGTGGTTTATTGGTTTTGAGGCCGTTTTACAAGGAAAAGATAACGATGATCTATTGAAAGGTGATATGGTCGACGTTAATGCGAAATTATTCATGTATGGAGATCTCATGTGGAAAAATCCCGAGATAAATTCATTGGGAATTG harbors:
- the TDA10 gene encoding putative ATP-dependent kinase (ancestral locus Anc_5.132), producing the protein MPHMTIVEHSFEFVDTYIPEYFETGATDPLYIFVSGPQGSGKTYTSRLLYDHLVEKYKGERKVALTSIDDFYLTHDDQLKLSKTFSKNKLLQGRGLPGTHDMNVLNDVLNAVNQKRGNNREENKLLLPQYDKSKFDGEGDRCATRLELDVPIDIIILEGWFIGFEAVLQGKDNDDLLKGDMVDVNAKLFMYGDLMWKNPEINSLGIVLCADTIQNVYTWRTQQEHDLISKTGKGMTDEEVKSFVDRYFPCYQLYYENLVRGEKLGSIATLTLGIDIERKVYSSKVRCIE